Proteins from a genomic interval of Bradyrhizobium sp. CCGB01:
- a CDS encoding extensin family protein, with product MTRGVRLYLVGSIVLVSLAGCGRGFFQAEREPWRAEAEAACLKSGAVKESADIVRIDPISGPGQCGAEFPLKVAALGEGSSSYGFADEELRPPGSIGNQPRWPVTQPRSNTPQSQNYPSSYPQRSNYPESAARQPSGYGASSGPMPLNAPGVAAQEDEIDLPPDGTDAAGAARYMNAPSYPARPAPYSQAPAQQPLPRLGPAQGNPVTAVGPVAIKPTAILACPIVSELDRWLADTVQPSAMRWFGVRVAEIKQISAYSCRGMNGNSHAHISEHAFGNALDIAAFVLADGRRVTVKDGWRGMPEEQGFLRDVQSGACAHFTTVLAPGSNVYHYDHIHVDLMRRASRRLICQPAAVSGDEVAARAQSRRPYASAREPSVTGSLGRKITTRKHEEDEYADE from the coding sequence ATGACGCGCGGAGTTCGTTTGTATCTCGTCGGCTCCATCGTCCTTGTTTCGCTTGCGGGTTGCGGACGTGGCTTTTTCCAGGCCGAGCGTGAACCGTGGCGGGCCGAGGCCGAAGCCGCATGCCTGAAATCGGGCGCGGTGAAAGAGAGCGCCGACATCGTCCGCATCGACCCGATCTCCGGCCCCGGACAGTGCGGCGCCGAGTTCCCGTTGAAGGTCGCCGCCCTCGGCGAAGGCTCGAGCAGCTATGGCTTTGCCGACGAGGAACTGCGCCCGCCGGGCAGCATCGGCAACCAGCCGCGCTGGCCGGTGACGCAGCCGCGATCGAACACTCCGCAGAGCCAGAACTATCCATCGTCCTATCCGCAGCGGTCGAACTATCCCGAGAGCGCGGCGCGCCAGCCTTCCGGCTATGGCGCATCGTCCGGACCGATGCCGCTGAATGCGCCCGGCGTGGCGGCGCAGGAGGACGAGATCGATTTGCCGCCCGATGGCACCGATGCTGCGGGCGCTGCGCGCTACATGAATGCGCCGAGCTATCCGGCGCGACCGGCGCCTTACTCGCAGGCGCCCGCGCAGCAGCCGTTGCCGCGCCTCGGTCCCGCGCAGGGCAATCCCGTCACCGCCGTCGGTCCCGTTGCGATCAAGCCGACCGCGATCCTGGCCTGTCCGATCGTGTCCGAGCTCGACCGCTGGCTCGCCGACACCGTGCAGCCCTCGGCGATGCGCTGGTTCGGCGTTCGCGTCGCCGAGATCAAGCAGATCTCGGCCTATTCCTGCCGCGGCATGAACGGCAATTCGCATGCCCACATCTCCGAGCATGCCTTCGGCAACGCGCTCGACATCGCGGCCTTCGTGCTCGCCGATGGTCGCCGCGTTACCGTGAAGGACGGCTGGCGGGGCATGCCGGAAGAGCAGGGATTCTTGCGCGATGTGCAGTCAGGTGCCTGCGCGCATTTCACCACGGTGCTGGCGCCGGGATCGAACGTCTATCATTACGATCACATTCACGTTGATCTGATGCGCCGCGCCAGCCGCCGCCTGATCTGCCAGCCGGCCGCCGTCTCCGGCGACGAGGTCGCCGCGCGCGCGCAATCGCGCCGGCCCTATGCGAGCGCGCGTGAGCCGTCCGTGACCGGTTCGCTCGGTCGCAAGATAACGACGCGCAAGCACGAAGAAGACGAGTACGCCGACGAATAG
- a CDS encoding DUF2147 domain-containing protein codes for MSKLTIAATALFLASATAAHAGNSISFQIEGQHIRIETPRNCASLNCVTIVAPGLSNKPIKLNNINLNGLGSKDDDVDDTPAPATTAPPAPAPVQQQPVQQAPVQATVPAAPAVVAPAAPTTTVTAAPAASYDTTTQPAPAAAPVAAPAPVAVAPAPAPVAAAPVAVANSPIGVWATEENKGNVRVEQCGANLCGYAVKSNERILINMKPDGAKWSGRIHDPDSGRNYDSTVTMKGPNAMRVQGCAFGGMFCGGQTWKRVS; via the coding sequence ATGAGCAAGCTCACCATCGCCGCCACCGCGCTCTTCCTCGCTTCGGCCACCGCCGCGCATGCCGGCAATTCGATCTCGTTCCAGATCGAGGGCCAGCACATCCGCATCGAGACGCCGCGCAACTGCGCCTCGCTCAATTGCGTGACCATCGTCGCGCCGGGCCTGTCGAACAAGCCGATCAAGCTGAATAACATCAACCTCAACGGCCTCGGCTCCAAGGACGACGACGTCGACGACACGCCGGCTCCCGCCACGACCGCGCCGCCCGCGCCGGCTCCGGTGCAGCAGCAGCCCGTGCAGCAGGCACCGGTCCAGGCGACCGTGCCGGCCGCGCCTGCGGTCGTCGCGCCCGCGGCTCCCACCACCACCGTTACCGCTGCTCCGGCCGCCAGCTACGACACCACCACGCAGCCCGCGCCCGCTGCGGCTCCCGTTGCTGCGCCCGCTCCCGTCGCTGTTGCACCCGCTCCGGCTCCGGTGGCCGCCGCGCCCGTGGCGGTTGCCAACTCGCCGATCGGCGTGTGGGCGACGGAGGAGAACAAGGGCAATGTCCGCGTCGAACAGTGCGGCGCCAATCTCTGCGGCTACGCCGTGAAGTCCAACGAGCGCATCCTGATCAACATGAAGCCCGACGGCGCGAAGTGGAGCGGCCGCATCCACGATCCCGACTCCGGCCGCAACTACGACTCGACCGTCACGATGAAGGGCCCGAACGCGATGCGCGTGCAGGGCTGTGCCTTCGGCGGCATGTTCTGCGGCGGCCAGACCTGGAAGCGCGTGAGCTGA
- a CDS encoding histidine phosphatase family protein, translating to MSIVRYLTHPQVQIDPDVPVPQWGLSPVGRARTEALVNASWLSRTTQIISSAERKAIETAEIIAGRLGIMIEIREAMHENDRSATGFLKPAEFEQVADQFFAQPHLSVRGWERAVDAQARIVRETKAVLARNRPGDILFVGHGAVGTLLFCHTAGHPIDRVHDQMGGGGNCFAFTLEGRRVLHGWRKMEEVGT from the coding sequence ATGTCCATCGTCCGCTATCTCACGCATCCGCAGGTGCAAATCGATCCTGATGTGCCGGTGCCGCAATGGGGGCTCAGCCCGGTCGGCCGCGCGCGCACCGAAGCCCTGGTGAATGCGAGCTGGCTCTCCCGCACCACGCAGATCATCTCCAGTGCCGAACGCAAGGCGATCGAGACCGCCGAGATCATCGCGGGCAGGCTCGGCATCATGATCGAGATCCGCGAGGCTATGCACGAGAACGATCGTTCGGCGACGGGCTTCCTGAAGCCGGCCGAGTTCGAGCAAGTCGCCGACCAGTTCTTCGCACAGCCTCATCTCAGCGTCCGCGGCTGGGAGCGTGCCGTCGATGCGCAGGCGCGCATCGTGCGCGAGACCAAGGCGGTGCTGGCGCGCAATCGTCCCGGCGACATTCTCTTCGTCGGCCACGGTGCCGTCGGCACGCTGTTGTTTTGCCATACTGCCGGCCATCCCATCGATCGCGTTCACGATCAGATGGGCGGCGGCGGCAACTGCTTCGCGTTCACCCTGGAAGGGCGCCGTGTCCTGCATGGGTGGCGCAAGATGGAAGAGGTCGGGACTTAG
- a CDS encoding DUF2147 domain-containing protein gives MKRLATSLGTLIALMAIAPSAEAGSYSFSIGGHRFRVEAPRNCRSASCVSISNRSFRPKEDVGKAPAPPPAPAPVVQAPQPVYPAAVRPPQPTVAVAPPPAPPAPVLAATTSQSVVPAPAPRLEAPRAEVLSPSPPRVDLQRVDPPKAATLDPPVIAPSPEIKQTSSIAQRGNDEPAYSPLGEWESAGAKGTVRIERCGPALCGYALAEASNRGESVLVNMKPKTHDVWTGSIYSRSSGSTYYATMTLKASGRLHVEACALGRFWCSGNDWRRVEEPREEVVTTSRQWGARS, from the coding sequence ATGAAGCGGCTTGCGACATCGCTTGGCACATTGATCGCTTTGATGGCGATTGCGCCTTCCGCCGAGGCCGGTTCCTACAGCTTCTCGATCGGTGGCCACCGGTTTCGTGTCGAGGCGCCCAGGAATTGCCGGTCGGCTTCCTGCGTGTCGATCTCCAATCGCAGCTTCAGGCCTAAGGAAGATGTCGGCAAGGCACCGGCGCCGCCGCCTGCGCCAGCGCCGGTCGTCCAAGCGCCGCAGCCGGTCTATCCGGCCGCGGTCCGGCCGCCACAACCGACCGTCGCCGTTGCGCCGCCCCCGGCGCCGCCTGCCCCCGTTCTTGCCGCGACGACGTCGCAGTCCGTTGTGCCGGCGCCTGCGCCAAGATTGGAGGCACCAAGAGCCGAGGTGCTGAGCCCCAGTCCGCCGCGTGTTGATCTCCAACGCGTCGATCCGCCGAAGGCTGCTACGCTCGATCCGCCGGTTATCGCCCCGAGTCCCGAGATCAAGCAAACGTCATCGATCGCACAGCGCGGCAATGACGAGCCGGCCTATTCGCCGCTCGGTGAATGGGAGAGCGCAGGCGCCAAGGGCACGGTTCGCATCGAACGCTGCGGTCCCGCGCTGTGCGGCTATGCGCTGGCCGAAGCGTCTAACCGGGGCGAGAGCGTGCTCGTCAACATGAAGCCGAAGACGCACGACGTCTGGACCGGCAGCATCTACAGCCGCTCCAGCGGCAGCACCTATTATGCGACGATGACGCTGAAGGCCTCCGGCAGGCTCCATGTCGAAGCCTGCGCGCTCGGCCGCTTCTGGTGCTCCGGCAACGACTGGAGGCGGGTCGAGGAGCCGCGGGAGGAAGTGGTCACGACCTCGCGCCAATGGGGCGCGCGGTCATAA